In a genomic window of Helianthus annuus cultivar XRQ/B chromosome 10, HanXRQr2.0-SUNRISE, whole genome shotgun sequence:
- the LOC118482696 gene encoding phosphoenolpyruvate carboxykinase (ATP)-like, whose translation MQVAGTEDGIKGPQATFSACIGAAFIMLHPTKYAAMLAENMKKHDATGWLVNTGWSGGSYGSGKRIKLAYTWKIIDGIHSGKLLEANYTKTEIFGLEIPTEIEGVPSKILDPANTLLKVNKR comes from the exons ATGCAGGTTGCTGGAACAGAAGATGGAATAAAAGGGCCACAGGCAACATTCTCTGCCTGTATTGGAGCTGCATTTATAATGCTTCATCCGACAAAGTATGCAGCCATGTTAGCTGAAAACATGAAGAAACATGATGCAACCGGATGGCTTGTTAACACTGGCTGGTCAGGTGGAAG TTATGGATCAGGTAAGCGTATAAAATTGGCATACACATGGAAAATAATTGATGGCATCCACTCTGGGAAGCTTTTGGAAGCAAACTACACAAAGACTGAGATATTTGGGCTTGAAATCCCAACTGAAATTGAAGGGGTTCCTTCTAAGATCCTTGATCCAGCTAACACA TTGTTAAAAGTCAACAAGAGATAA